One genomic region from Listeria monocytogenes encodes:
- a CDS encoding class I SAM-dependent methyltransferase, with protein MNLRGILPFAHDTLRKVVRPGDYVIDATCGNGHDTLLLAELVGINGHVLGFDIQQVAVDATKARLENAGVSSQVELVCASHARIPAYTSRPVRAAIFNLGYLPGGDKEITTTADSTLESIGHLMELLEVGGVIILVIYHGHPAGKQEKDAVMTFCEAIPQQDFHVLSYNFINQKNDAPFVIIIEKRKPRKS; from the coding sequence ATGAATTTAAGAGGCATTCTCCCCTTCGCTCACGATACGCTACGAAAAGTAGTTCGTCCTGGTGATTATGTGATTGACGCTACTTGTGGTAATGGACACGATACGCTTTTATTAGCGGAACTTGTTGGTATTAATGGGCATGTACTTGGATTTGATATCCAACAAGTGGCTGTTGATGCGACGAAGGCTCGTTTAGAAAATGCGGGTGTTTCTTCGCAAGTAGAACTCGTTTGCGCTAGCCATGCACGTATCCCTGCGTACACATCCAGACCTGTTCGCGCCGCTATTTTTAATCTTGGATATTTACCAGGTGGCGACAAAGAAATTACAACAACCGCTGATTCGACGCTAGAAAGCATTGGCCATTTAATGGAGCTGCTCGAAGTTGGTGGCGTCATTATTCTTGTTATTTATCACGGCCACCCTGCTGGAAAGCAAGAAAAAGATGCTGTCATGACTTTTTGCGAAGCTATCCCGCAACAAGATTTTCACGTATTATCTTACAACTTTATTAATCAAAAAAATGATGCCCCGTTCGTTATTATCATCGAAAAAAGAAAACCTAGAAAAAGCTAG
- the tsf gene encoding translation elongation factor Ts, whose protein sequence is MANITAQMVKELREKTGAGMMDCKKALVETEGDMEKAIDYLREKGIAKAAKKSDRVASEGMTHVISNEKHAVVLEVNAETDFVAKNDNFQQLVDALAKQILAVRPDSLEDALKTEMPNGQTVQDYITEAITKIGENISLRRFEVKEKADNSAFGEYIHMNGRIGVLTLLEGTTDTTVAKDVAMHIAAINPKYISREDVSSEEVAHEKEVLTQQALNEGKPANIVEKMVEGRLKKYLSEISLEDQPFVKNPDITVGEYVKQSGGKVVSFVRFEVGEGIEKKEDNFVEEVMSQVKK, encoded by the coding sequence ATGGCTAACATTACAGCTCAAATGGTAAAAGAATTACGTGAAAAAACTGGTGCTGGTATGATGGATTGTAAAAAAGCACTTGTAGAAACAGAAGGAGATATGGAAAAAGCAATTGACTATCTTCGTGAAAAAGGAATCGCTAAAGCTGCGAAAAAATCTGATCGTGTAGCTTCTGAAGGTATGACTCATGTAATCAGCAATGAAAAACATGCCGTAGTACTTGAAGTTAATGCTGAAACAGATTTCGTTGCTAAAAACGATAACTTCCAACAATTAGTTGACGCTTTAGCTAAACAAATTCTTGCAGTTCGTCCAGATAGTTTAGAAGACGCACTTAAAACAGAAATGCCTAATGGCCAAACTGTTCAAGATTACATCACTGAAGCAATTACAAAAATCGGTGAAAACATTTCCCTTCGTCGTTTTGAAGTAAAAGAAAAAGCAGACAACTCTGCTTTCGGTGAATACATCCACATGAACGGACGTATTGGTGTTCTTACACTTCTTGAAGGAACTACTGATACTACTGTTGCAAAAGACGTTGCAATGCACATTGCTGCAATCAACCCTAAATACATTTCTCGTGAAGATGTTTCTTCTGAAGAAGTTGCACACGAAAAAGAAGTATTAACTCAACAAGCATTAAACGAAGGCAAACCAGCTAATATCGTTGAAAAAATGGTAGAAGGCCGTTTGAAAAAATATCTAAGCGAAATTTCCTTAGAAGACCAACCTTTCGTTAAAAATCCAGACATCACTGTAGGTGAATATGTGAAACAAAGCGGTGGTAAAGTTGTATCATTCGTACGTTTCGAAGTAGGCGAAGGAATCGAGAAAAAAGAAGATAACTTTGTTGAAGAAGTAATGAGCCAAGTGAAAAAATAA
- the rpsB gene encoding 30S ribosomal protein S2 encodes MPVISMKQLLEAGVHFGHQTRRWNPKMKKYIFTERNGIYIIDLQKTVKKVDEAFNFMREVASDNGTILFVGTKKQAQESVRDEAIRSGQYFVNHRWLGGTLTNFETIQKRIQHLKKIERMEADGTFEVLPKKEVVLLKKEQEKLERFLGGIKDMKGLPDALFIVDPRKERIAVAEARKLHIPIIGIVDTNCDPDEIDYVIPANDDAIRAVKLLTAKMADAIIEVNQGEELTEAEVAPVEEKATEETTEA; translated from the coding sequence ATGCCTGTTATTTCAATGAAACAATTACTCGAAGCAGGAGTTCACTTCGGCCACCAAACTCGCCGTTGGAACCCAAAAATGAAGAAATATATCTTCACAGAAAGAAATGGTATTTATATCATTGACCTACAAAAAACAGTGAAAAAAGTAGACGAAGCTTTCAACTTCATGCGTGAAGTAGCTAGCGACAACGGAACTATCCTGTTCGTAGGAACTAAAAAACAAGCTCAAGAATCCGTTCGCGACGAAGCTATCCGTTCTGGACAATATTTCGTGAATCATCGTTGGTTAGGTGGTACTTTAACTAACTTTGAAACTATTCAAAAACGTATTCAACACCTTAAAAAAATCGAAAGAATGGAAGCAGATGGAACTTTTGAAGTCCTTCCTAAAAAAGAAGTTGTCCTTCTTAAAAAAGAACAAGAAAAATTAGAACGCTTCTTAGGCGGAATCAAAGACATGAAAGGTCTTCCTGATGCATTATTCATCGTTGACCCACGCAAAGAACGTATTGCGGTTGCAGAAGCTCGTAAACTTCATATTCCTATCATCGGTATTGTTGATACAAACTGTGATCCGGATGAAATCGACTACGTAATCCCTGCAAATGATGACGCTATCCGCGCGGTTAAACTTTTAACTGCTAAAATGGCTGACGCTATCATTGAAGTGAACCAAGGGGAAGAGTTAACGGAAGCGGAAGTTGCTCCTGTAGAAGAAAAAGCTACAGAAGAAACTACTGAAGCATAA
- the leuS gene encoding leucine--tRNA ligase — protein MTFNHKKMEPKWQQYWSEHNTFKTTEDKNKENFYALDMFPYPSGAGLHVGHPEGYTATDILSRMKRMQGKNVLHPIGWDAFGLPAEQYAIDTGNDPEEFTALNIANFTRQIKSLGFSYDWDREINTTDPEYYKWTQWIFEKLYEKGLAYEAEIAVNWCPALGTVLANEEVIDGKSERGGFPVFRKPMRQWMLKITAYADRLLDDLDLVDWPENIKDMQRNWIGRSEGAEVTFKIKDSDETFNVFTTRPDTLFGATYTVFAPEHELIEKITTPEQKEAVEAYKKQVELKSELERTDLAKDKTGVFTGAYAINPINGEEVPIWIADYVLIQYGTGAIMAVPAHDERDFEFAQQFGLNIRPVLEGGDVTKEAFTGDGPHINSDFLNGLAKAEAITAAIDWLEKEGIGSRKITYRLRDWLFSRQRYWGEPIPVIHWEDGETTLVPEEELPLLLPKATEIKPSGTGESPLANLHDWVNVTDENGRKGRRETNTMPQWAGSSWYFLRYIDPKNSEAIADKEKLAEWLPVDVYIGGAEHAVLHLLYARFWHKFLYDIGVVPTKEPFQKLFNQGMILGENNEKMSKSRGNVVNPDEVVEKYGADTLRLYEMFMGPLEASIAWNENGLEGARKFLDRIWRLLVTEEGTLAEKVTTDANANLEKAYHHMVKTVTNHYENLRFNTGISQLMIFINEAYKQDTIPKQYVEGFVQLLSPIAPHLAEELWEILGHTETISYVAWPTYDEAKLVEDEVEIVLQVNGKVKSKITVAKSLGKEELEKIAQEDNKMKENLEGKTIRKVIVVPGKLVNIVAN, from the coding sequence GTGACATTTAATCATAAAAAAATGGAACCGAAATGGCAACAATATTGGAGTGAACACAACACTTTCAAAACAACAGAAGATAAAAATAAAGAAAACTTCTATGCACTAGATATGTTCCCTTACCCATCTGGAGCAGGTCTTCACGTAGGACATCCAGAAGGTTATACAGCAACTGATATTTTGTCTCGTATGAAACGGATGCAAGGGAAGAACGTCCTTCATCCAATTGGTTGGGATGCCTTTGGACTTCCTGCAGAGCAATATGCGATTGATACTGGGAATGATCCAGAAGAATTCACCGCGCTGAATATTGCGAACTTTACTCGCCAAATTAAATCACTTGGTTTTTCCTACGATTGGGATCGTGAAATCAATACAACAGACCCTGAATATTATAAATGGACACAATGGATTTTTGAAAAACTATATGAAAAAGGTTTAGCTTATGAAGCCGAAATCGCTGTAAACTGGTGTCCGGCACTTGGTACAGTTTTAGCCAATGAAGAAGTTATCGATGGCAAAAGTGAACGCGGTGGCTTCCCGGTTTTCCGTAAACCAATGCGTCAATGGATGCTTAAAATTACCGCATACGCAGATCGTTTGCTAGATGATCTTGATCTAGTGGATTGGCCTGAAAATATTAAAGATATGCAACGTAACTGGATTGGTCGTTCAGAAGGAGCAGAAGTTACTTTTAAAATTAAAGATAGCGATGAAACGTTTAACGTCTTTACAACACGTCCGGATACACTTTTTGGGGCAACCTATACAGTTTTTGCACCAGAACACGAACTTATCGAAAAAATCACAACACCTGAACAAAAAGAAGCAGTTGAAGCATATAAAAAACAAGTAGAACTAAAAAGCGAACTAGAAAGAACCGACCTTGCAAAAGATAAAACAGGTGTCTTCACAGGAGCTTACGCAATTAATCCAATCAATGGCGAAGAAGTGCCAATTTGGATTGCGGACTACGTGTTGATTCAATATGGAACGGGCGCAATTATGGCCGTACCAGCCCATGATGAACGCGACTTTGAATTTGCGCAACAATTTGGTTTGAATATTCGTCCTGTTCTTGAAGGCGGCGACGTTACAAAAGAAGCATTCACTGGCGATGGACCACATATTAACTCCGATTTCTTGAACGGACTAGCTAAAGCAGAAGCGATTACCGCTGCAATTGATTGGCTAGAAAAAGAAGGCATCGGTAGCCGTAAAATCACGTATCGTTTGCGCGACTGGTTGTTCAGTAGACAACGTTATTGGGGTGAACCAATTCCAGTTATCCACTGGGAAGACGGGGAAACAACGCTTGTACCAGAAGAAGAACTACCACTACTTCTGCCAAAAGCAACAGAAATCAAACCATCAGGAACAGGCGAATCACCACTTGCCAACTTGCATGACTGGGTAAACGTAACAGACGAAAATGGACGTAAAGGTCGTCGTGAAACAAATACCATGCCACAATGGGCTGGCTCAAGCTGGTATTTCTTGCGCTATATCGATCCAAAAAACAGCGAAGCAATTGCTGACAAAGAAAAACTAGCAGAATGGCTTCCAGTTGACGTTTATATCGGCGGGGCAGAGCATGCTGTGCTTCATCTTCTTTACGCACGTTTCTGGCATAAATTCTTGTACGATATCGGTGTAGTTCCAACAAAAGAACCTTTCCAAAAACTGTTTAACCAAGGAATGATTCTTGGTGAAAATAACGAAAAAATGTCCAAATCAAGAGGCAATGTCGTTAACCCTGATGAAGTAGTAGAAAAATACGGCGCAGACACACTTCGCTTGTATGAAATGTTCATGGGACCACTCGAAGCTTCGATTGCTTGGAATGAAAATGGACTAGAAGGTGCGCGTAAATTCTTAGACCGCATCTGGCGCTTGCTAGTAACTGAAGAAGGCACACTCGCTGAAAAAGTGACAACTGATGCGAATGCTAACTTAGAAAAAGCGTATCATCATATGGTGAAAACAGTTACGAACCATTACGAAAACCTGCGTTTCAATACTGGGATTTCGCAACTAATGATTTTCATCAATGAAGCATATAAACAAGATACGATTCCAAAACAATATGTCGAAGGTTTCGTTCAACTCTTGTCACCAATCGCACCACACCTTGCAGAAGAATTATGGGAAATCCTAGGTCACACCGAAACAATCAGCTACGTAGCTTGGCCAACATACGACGAAGCCAAACTAGTAGAAGATGAAGTAGAAATCGTACTTCAAGTAAATGGCAAAGTGAAAAGCAAAATCACCGTTGCCAAATCTCTTGGAAAAGAAGAACTAGAAAAAATCGCACAAGAAGACAACAAAATGAAAGAAAACCTAGAAGGCAAAACAATCCGTAAAGTGATTGTCGTTCCAGGGAAACTTGTAAATATTGTTGCGAATTGA
- the metK gene encoding methionine adenosyltransferase, with the protein MAKNRHLFTSESVSDGHPDKIADQISDAILDAIISKDPDARVACETTVTTGLVLVAGEITTSVYVDIPKIVRDTIKEIGYTRAKYGFDAETCAVLTAIDEQSPDIAQGVDEALESRSGNEIDAAIEAIGAGDQGLMFGFATDETEELMPLPIFLAHGLARKLTELRKTNKLDYLRPDAKTQVTVEYDEFNQPVRIDTIVVSTQHHPDITQEQIAKDLHTHLFPEVIDASFLDEDTKYFINPTGRFVIGGPLGDAGLTGRKIIVDTYGGYARHGGGAFSGKDPTKVDRSGAYAARYVAKNIVAAGLAKKVEVQVAYAIGVARPVSISIDTYGTSDYSEQELIDGVNALFDLRPAGIIHMLDLRRPIYRQTAAFGHFGRSDLDLPWERTDKAEALKKLIVK; encoded by the coding sequence TTGGCTAAGAACCGTCATCTATTTACATCAGAATCGGTTTCTGATGGACATCCAGATAAAATTGCAGATCAAATATCTGATGCAATTTTAGATGCAATTATTTCAAAAGATCCCGACGCGCGTGTCGCTTGTGAGACCACTGTGACAACGGGTTTAGTATTAGTAGCAGGTGAGATTACGACGTCTGTTTATGTCGACATTCCTAAAATCGTTCGCGATACTATTAAAGAAATCGGCTATACCCGTGCGAAATATGGCTTTGATGCAGAAACATGTGCTGTTTTAACGGCAATTGATGAGCAGTCACCAGATATCGCACAAGGCGTAGACGAAGCGTTAGAATCCAGAAGTGGCAACGAAATTGACGCTGCTATTGAAGCAATCGGAGCGGGAGACCAAGGGTTAATGTTCGGTTTTGCAACAGACGAAACGGAAGAACTAATGCCATTACCGATTTTCTTAGCGCATGGTTTAGCTCGCAAATTAACCGAGTTACGCAAAACAAATAAATTAGATTACTTGCGCCCGGATGCAAAAACGCAAGTAACAGTAGAATATGATGAGTTTAATCAACCTGTTCGGATTGATACGATTGTTGTTTCAACTCAACATCATCCTGATATCACACAAGAGCAAATTGCGAAAGACTTGCACACGCATCTTTTCCCAGAAGTGATTGATGCTTCTTTCTTAGATGAAGATACGAAATACTTTATCAACCCAACTGGCCGCTTTGTTATCGGTGGCCCACTTGGTGATGCTGGTTTAACTGGCCGTAAAATCATCGTGGATACATACGGTGGTTATGCACGTCATGGCGGGGGAGCGTTCTCCGGTAAAGATCCGACCAAAGTAGACCGTTCTGGCGCTTATGCTGCAAGATATGTTGCCAAAAATATCGTTGCTGCAGGACTTGCTAAAAAAGTAGAAGTACAAGTTGCTTATGCGATTGGAGTTGCTCGTCCAGTTTCTATCTCTATCGACACATATGGAACAAGTGATTATTCCGAACAAGAATTAATTGATGGCGTAAATGCATTATTTGATTTACGCCCAGCTGGCATTATCCATATGCTAGACCTGCGTCGCCCAATTTATCGTCAAACAGCTGCCTTTGGTCATTTTGGCCGTAGCGATCTTGATTTACCTTGGGAAAGAACCGACAAAGCTGAGGCATTGAAAAAATTAATCGTAAAATAA
- the asnB gene encoding asparagine synthase (glutamine-hydrolyzing): MCGFVGCVHDRITEITGADKETFRQMNSMITHRGPDDEGYFTDDHVQFGFRRLSIIDVENGHQPLTYENERYWIIFNGEVYNYVELREQLVAEGMTFETESDTEVIIATYAKYKEKTAERLRGMFGFVIWDKQEELVYGARDPFGIKPFFYAEEDDKLFMGSEKKSILHALKEKELDEVSLQNYMTYQFVPEPDSLTKNVKRLEPGHQFTKKIGQPMEITTYWKASFAPVTKSEDAWIKEVRDVMYDSVKMHMRSDVPVGSFLSGGIDSSIIAAIAKEYHPAIKTFSVGFERDGFSEIDVAKETADKLGVENISYVISPEEYMKELPKIVWHMDDPLADPAAIPLYFLSREARKQVTVALSGEGADELFGGYNIYNEPNSLAMFNKMPGVFKSMLNNLARIMPEGMRGKSFLERGTTPMEERYIGNAKMFTEKEKQILLPKYQAGHDYTNITDPFYAETTNYHPVERMQYIDIHTWLRGDILLKADRMTMANSLEVRVPFLDKEVYNVARNIPDTMKTTNGTTKYILRKAAATFVPEHVLNRRKLGFPVPIRHWLKDEMNAWVKNIIKESPTDHLINKQYVLDLLDDHCAGKFDYSRKIWTVVIFMIWYDVYVADKYDFGK, from the coding sequence ATGTGTGGATTTGTAGGATGCGTACATGACCGCATTACAGAAATTACTGGCGCTGATAAAGAAACCTTTAGACAAATGAACAGTATGATTACGCACCGTGGGCCAGATGATGAAGGATACTTCACAGATGATCACGTGCAGTTTGGTTTCCGCCGTTTAAGTATTATTGATGTAGAAAACGGTCATCAACCGTTAACGTATGAAAATGAACGTTACTGGATTATTTTTAATGGAGAAGTTTATAACTATGTGGAACTCCGCGAGCAATTAGTTGCTGAAGGAATGACATTTGAAACCGAAAGTGATACCGAAGTAATTATCGCTACATATGCGAAATACAAGGAAAAAACAGCAGAACGCCTTCGCGGGATGTTTGGTTTTGTTATTTGGGACAAACAAGAAGAACTTGTTTACGGCGCACGCGACCCATTCGGCATTAAACCATTTTTCTATGCAGAAGAAGACGACAAGCTGTTCATGGGTTCTGAAAAGAAATCCATTTTACATGCGTTAAAAGAAAAAGAATTGGACGAAGTGTCATTACAAAACTATATGACTTACCAATTTGTTCCAGAACCAGATTCCTTAACTAAAAATGTCAAACGTTTAGAGCCAGGACATCAGTTTACGAAAAAAATTGGTCAACCGATGGAAATTACGACTTATTGGAAAGCATCTTTTGCACCAGTAACTAAATCAGAAGACGCATGGATTAAAGAAGTGCGTGACGTGATGTATGATTCTGTTAAAATGCACATGCGCTCTGATGTACCAGTTGGTTCATTCCTATCTGGCGGTATTGATTCATCGATTATTGCAGCAATTGCCAAAGAATACCACCCAGCAATCAAAACATTCTCAGTTGGTTTTGAACGCGATGGTTTCAGTGAAATCGATGTAGCAAAAGAAACAGCGGACAAACTTGGCGTAGAAAACATTAGTTATGTTATCTCACCAGAAGAATATATGAAAGAACTACCGAAAATTGTTTGGCACATGGATGATCCACTTGCTGACCCGGCTGCTATTCCGCTTTATTTCTTATCAAGAGAAGCGCGCAAACAAGTAACCGTAGCATTATCAGGTGAAGGCGCAGATGAACTTTTCGGTGGTTATAACATTTATAACGAACCAAATTCCCTTGCAATGTTTAACAAAATGCCAGGTGTATTTAAATCAATGTTAAATAACTTGGCGCGTATTATGCCAGAAGGAATGCGTGGTAAAAGTTTCTTAGAACGTGGAACAACGCCGATGGAAGAACGTTATATCGGAAACGCCAAAATGTTCACGGAAAAAGAAAAACAAATTTTACTTCCAAAATATCAAGCTGGTCATGACTATACGAACATTACAGATCCATTTTATGCAGAAACAACGAATTATCATCCTGTAGAAAGAATGCAGTACATTGATATTCATACGTGGCTTCGCGGAGATATTCTTCTCAAAGCTGACCGCATGACGATGGCTAATTCGCTGGAAGTCCGTGTACCTTTCCTTGATAAAGAAGTGTACAACGTGGCAAGAAATATTCCAGATACAATGAAAACAACCAATGGAACAACCAAATATATCTTACGTAAAGCGGCAGCAACATTTGTACCAGAACACGTACTTAACCGCCGTAAACTAGGATTCCCAGTACCAATTCGTCACTGGTTAAAAGACGAAATGAACGCTTGGGTTAAAAACATCATTAAAGAATCACCAACCGATCATTTAATTAACAAACAATATGTACTAGACTTACTAGACGACCACTGTGCCGGTAAATTCGATTACAGTCGTAAAATCTGGACAGTCGTTATTTTCATGATTTGGTATGATGTATACGTAGCAGATAAATACGATTTTGGAAAATAA
- a CDS encoding TIGR01212 family radical SAM protein (This family includes YhcC from E. coli K-12, an uncharacterized radical SAM protein.): MKQTNPFVYSNDNKRYHTWNYCLREEFGQKTYKVALDGGFDCPNRDGTVAHGGCTFCSAAGSGDFAGNRALDLKIQFQQVRDKMQTKWKDGKCIAYFQAFTNTHAPVAELREKFETVLNEPGVVGLSIATRPDCLPDDVVEYLAELNERTYLWLELGLQSAHDETGRLINRAHDYDCYLEGVRKLQKHNIRICTHIINGLPKETPEMMMETTRKVVESGVDGIKIHLLHLLKGTPMVEDYKKGDLEFLTRDGYVNLVADQLEILPPEMVIHRITGDGGVDDLIGPVWSLNKFEVLNAIDAELVRRDSWQGKHYQPVEVISE; the protein is encoded by the coding sequence TTGAAACAAACGAATCCATTTGTATATAGTAATGATAATAAAAGATATCATACATGGAACTACTGCTTAAGAGAAGAATTTGGGCAAAAGACTTACAAAGTGGCGCTTGATGGCGGCTTTGATTGTCCAAATCGTGACGGTACTGTAGCGCATGGTGGTTGTACATTTTGTAGCGCGGCTGGTTCTGGGGACTTCGCTGGCAACCGGGCACTTGATTTAAAAATACAATTCCAGCAAGTTCGCGACAAAATGCAAACGAAATGGAAAGACGGGAAATGTATCGCTTATTTCCAAGCTTTCACGAATACACATGCACCGGTTGCCGAATTGCGCGAAAAATTTGAAACAGTTTTGAATGAGCCTGGTGTGGTTGGACTTTCGATTGCGACACGGCCTGACTGTTTGCCAGATGATGTCGTGGAGTATTTGGCTGAATTAAATGAACGTACTTATTTATGGCTGGAGCTTGGATTGCAATCTGCTCATGATGAGACTGGCCGCTTAATCAACCGGGCGCATGACTATGATTGTTATCTAGAAGGCGTGCGCAAACTGCAAAAGCACAATATCCGGATTTGTACCCACATTATTAACGGGCTTCCAAAAGAAACACCGGAAATGATGATGGAAACAACGCGGAAAGTAGTCGAAAGTGGCGTGGATGGTATCAAAATCCATTTGCTTCATTTATTAAAAGGAACGCCAATGGTAGAAGATTATAAAAAAGGTGACTTAGAATTTTTAACTCGGGATGGCTATGTAAACTTAGTAGCTGATCAACTAGAGATCTTACCGCCTGAGATGGTTATTCACCGGATTACTGGTGATGGCGGCGTAGATGATTTAATTGGCCCCGTTTGGAGTTTAAATAAGTTCGAAGTGTTAAATGCGATTGATGCGGAACTTGTTCGAAGAGATAGCTGGCAAGGGAAACACTATCAACCTGTGGAAGTGATTTCCGAATGA